The genomic region GCGAACGTCGTTGATGAAGCGCCGCGCGGCATCGACTCCGCGCTCGTAGAATCGGTCATAGCACCTGACGAAACGTGGGCGTGGCGTTTGAGTGAGGCCCAGCAGATCGTAGCAGACCAGGATCTGCCCCGAGCAGTGCAGGCCGGCGCCGATTCCAATGGTGGGCACCTCCAGCTCTGCGGTGATCCGTGCGGCGAGAGCGCTCGGGATGCCCTCGAGCACCACGGCATAGGCTCCCGCTTCGGCCACGGCTCGTGCATCCTCGCGGATTCGTGCCGCCGATGCGGCGCTCCGGCCTTGGACACGGTGGCCGCCGAGTGCATGGACGCGCTGCGGAGTCAGCCCCACATGGCCCATCACCGGAATCCCCGCCTCCGTGAGACGTCGCACCGTGGCGGCCTGGGCACGGCCGGTCTCCAGCTTGACGGCGTGCATGGCGCCCTCTGAGAGCAGCCTGCCAGCATTCCGCAAGGCATCCTCGGTGCAGGCCTGGTAGGTCATGAATGGCATGTCCCCCACCAGGTGGGCACGCCGGGCGCCGCGGGCCACCGCTCTTGCGTGGTAGATCATCTCGTCCAGCGTCACTGGAAGAGTCGTGTCGCGCCCCTGTACAGCCATAGCCAACGAGTCCCCCACGAGGAGTACGTCGATACCTGCTTCGTCGAATAGTCGGGCGAAA from Pseudomonadota bacterium harbors:
- the panB gene encoding 3-methyl-2-oxobutanoate hydroxymethyltransferase, whose translation is MHSLQAKKRAAEPITALTAYDATFARLFDEAGIDVLLVGDSLAMAVQGRDTTLPVTLDEMIYHARAVARGARRAHLVGDMPFMTYQACTEDALRNAGRLLSEGAMHAVKLETGRAQAATVRRLTEAGIPVMGHVGLTPQRVHALGGHRVQGRSAASAARIREDARAVAEAGAYAVVLEGIPSALAARITAELEVPTIGIGAGLHCSGQILVCYDLLGLTQTPRPRFVRCYDRFYERGVDAARRFINDVRAATFPGPEHSYGTASNARDVGAVSAAGDGSDNGNSTAPGAGTPSTLPSSTAR